The DNA sequence AATACACTTAAATTCCTCGTAAATTAAACCGGCAAAAAAACGCCGAAAGGTTATATAAATCAGGACAACACTTTAAGATTGTTGCCGTTATATTCACAATGCTTAAACAGCAAAAACCAAATTAAATTCTAAATCGTAATCAAAAGAAACATGAAGGTTAAAATCTTAATCTCCAACTGCGTCCTGGCCGCAGCACTATTTTTCACTTTTTCATCTTGTTCCGAAGATGTTGTTCCTGAAGACCTTTCGGTTGCCGCGGAAGACAACCTGGTTCCCGAAACGAAAAGCGCCTCGGGATATCGTTTTGGCGTAGCCGGAACCGCCCTGGGCTCGCCGGCATATTACAATGTTCCCTACACAGAACAGATGGCTTTACTTAAACGTATGGGGATGAATGTATATAAGTTCCAGATCCAAACAATGTCGGATGGCAAAACAACCGTTCCCTGGAGATTTAATCCATTTGTAAAAGCCGCAAAGGAAGCAGGCATCACCTTGCTGCCGATGCTTTATCATAAGAATCTTGATTTTTCAGTAAGCAATACCGAATCATATATGAGAGGCCTAAAGGTGGGAAAAAATTTCGCCCGGCAATACAAGGACATCTTCACTTATTATGAACTTGGAAATGAACTGAATCTGAAGTGTCTGATACCTGGCTCAGCCGGTAAAACTCCCCGCAGTTACAACATCAAAAGATTTAAAACAATCGCAGCGTACCTGAAAGGAATGAACAACGGTATTAAATCCCAGGATCCTGATGCCAAAACAATGATCAATTCCACCTGGCTGCATTACGGTTACCTCAAGATGCTTGAAGACCACGGAATCGACTTTGATATTATAGCTTACCATTGGTATTCTGAAATGGATGAGGTTGCCAAGAGAGATTTTGGTATAGATGATATAATCCAAAAACTTGCAAAAGAGTTTGATAAACCAATCTGGTTTACTGAAATCGGTCAACGATATGAGCCGGTCGCCGATATCGAAGAAAAACAATATGAATTCATCAGCCAGTTCGTTGCCAGGTGCAAAAATCATCCTCAGGTAAAAACGGCCATTGTATTCCAGCTTTTTGATCAACCCAATAAAGACCACATCCTGGAGAGCAATTACGGTATCCTGAAATGGATGAGCCCTTACACCCAGTATGCTTATAAGTTAACAGCAAAAAAACTTATAGAGAGCAACTAATACCGTTCACGTGGCAAGCGTATAAGCTGGCCCTGAATTTAAGTCAGTATACGTATCAAGGTATTCCTGATCATGGTGTTCCGGGGAAAATCGGCTGGCATGTTTTCTGCAAAACTCGCCCTTAGCCGATATTTCCCCTTTATTTAATAAAATATGTTCAATAAGCTTGCTCAGTTCACCCTCACGCGGAGCGAAAGACCAGGTACACAGAGGATGATGAAGTTCTTCAAGCCCCCCTGAGCGGGCAATGCACACTGGTACGGAGTGAGACAATGATTCGATGACAATTCTGCCAAAGGGTTCACTCCATAGCGATGGTACTATTAACACGTCAATCTGCCTGTAGAATCCGTCTGATTCTACAAATCCGGGAAATTCAACCTTGATCCCGTCTAGTTTGTCTCGCAGGCTACGGACAAACGTTTCATCTCCCTTGCCCGCGAAAACCAATTTAAAGCCGGATCGAAACTCCTCTTTTATATTTGCAAGCTCTTTTGCGAGGTACTCCGCTCCTTTAGCTTTTGAGACCCTGCCTATAAATCCAAATATGACTTCTTCTCCCCCGGTATTTTTAGCGGGGATTTCCGGCGGCATCTCAACCACGTCATATATCACCTGGGTTCGCTGCCGGCGCATGGGCAAATAGGCAGCATGTTTCTCTAAAATAAAATTGCTTACACCCACATAACAATCAGGATATCCGGCGAAATTCTTCTTGATACCGTGCGTTATCTTACACTGCCAGCATAAATCGGTACATTTTCGCTCATTGTGATAAAGGGTCGTTCTGTGACACAGCATATAGTAATCCCGGAACGTATGGACCAGAGGCAATTGCTGCTTTTTCACGATCGCCCAGATAAAAGGTGAAAAGCCCTGGATATTATTGGTATGCACGACATCAGGTTTGATCCTTTTCAAAAGACCGGAAATCAGGAAATAATTCAAGGGGTTACAGGAATCAAGAAGATGCCATATACTTTTCAGCCAGCCAGGACTTTTCGAATTGCTGTAAGTAGAAAATACGTTTCTTTGCTTTATTCGGATGACGGCCACTCCATGAAGGCGTGCTACAGAAGTACTGCTGCCGCTTGTAATTACAAAAACCCTATTCCCCTGTTTAGCTAACCTTTCAGCCATAAGCTGAACACATACTTCCGCTCCCCCGACCTGCTTTGGGTAATAAAATGTATTAAAGATCAATATATTCATTGGAGTATTAATCGGTAAATTCTATTAAATCAAGTGCTGCCTTTCTATAAGACCAGTTTTGATACCTGTCCGGCATCGCTTTCCAAGCTTTGAAAGCAGCTTTATCGTCTTTTCCCGGGTAGCCGTTGAATTTTACAAAACCAAAGTGTTCTTCTTCATAATTTGCATGTTCCAACCCTCCGCGTTCGGGATTATCTAATAATTCATGATAAATGACTGCTTTTACGTTTGGATCTGCCAGGCACCCGGATGTGAAGGCTTTACGCCATTTATACGACCTTTCCTCATTTTGAGCGGCGGTGAGATCTTTCCGCGCGCGGCTGTTTGTTTCCGTGTACCAAATCGGGCGTTTATAGCGGTCATACAAATACGCGTGAATATTTTCAATTCCAAACCTGGATTTGTATAAAGGAAGCATTTCCGGGTACACATGCCAGGCGCATATATCAATCGTGGGAGCAGCAGCGAACATCCTGTCCATCCAAAAAACCGGCAGGAATCCGGCTGTATTCACCATGCTTTTAGCGTCAGGCATTACCGATTTCAATCCTTCCTCCATACCTTTGATATATTGCTCGGCTCTGATCACCCGCTGCATATCATAATTTTTTTCCGAACGGCCATCACCCGATACGCGAAGCTTATCAAACAATTCCATCTCGTTACCTAACTCGAAATAACTAAGGTATTTGCCGTACAGCCGCGCAAAACCTGCCATTTGAGTAAATCCTTCCTGGTAGGCATCGCGGGGGGCCGCGTCGTAACGGCACCGGTCATAGATCATTGGCAAAACGGTAATTCCATTCTCCCTGCACTTGGCAAGCATTTCAAGGAACATCGTATGGTTTCTGCTTTTCCCCGCCGGATTGGTATAAACATCCATGCGGTAAACAGTCAATCTCATGTCTTTTAACATCCTTATTTGCGTGTCGTAGTTAATTCCCCGTACAGTGGAAGAATTTGCGTTATAAGCGACTGCACTCAAAGGATGTCCGCTGATTCCCAATCTAAAACCGGTGTCCGTTGTGTCCGCCGAAATTTTATGACTTTTTTCCCCGGCGGCAGAAAGGTGCAGGGTGGCAAGAAGCAGGAAAACAACGGCAATGATTCTATCACTCATTTGCTTTCTTTTTACTGCATAAGGTGCCGGTAAATGGCAGAAGCAGCATTATTCCAATCAAATAACTTTATACGCTGAAAGCCCTTATTCACCAGGATGTCCCTTTGGGTTTGTGACTCAAGCAACTGCAATAGCCCTTCATAGATCGAATCAACGCTTCCGGGAGATACCTTGATGGCCGCATCTCCGGCTATTTCATCCAGGGCAGTTGTATTGGATGTTAATACCGGTGTTCCGCAGGCCATCGCTTCCAGAACCGGCAGGCCGAAGCCCTCGAAAAGCGAAGGAAATAAAAAACCGGACGCGCCTGAATAAAGCGCCGGCAAATCCTCCTCCTCCACGTATCCTAATAGTTTGATGGAATCCGACCTGTTTATCTGGAAACTACGGAAATTGTCATTGCTTCCTCCTGCTATAGCCAGGCTATAACCATTGGGGTTCTTCTCCGTATACTTGTTCCACGCGGTCACCAGGCGCGCAAAGTTCTTCCGCGGATCAAGGGAACCAAGCGCCAGCAAATAGCGGGCAGTTAGTCCGTATTTTGCCCGGACCTGTTTAATACGAACGCTGTCTGCCGGCTTGAATCGTTTCGGGTCAATCCCATTGTAAACAACTTTTACTTTTTCAGGAGCTAAATTCAAATGCTGGCAAATAACTTTCCTGGAATATTCGGAGACTGTAATAATTGTCTTGGCGCGGCTTACAATCCTGGGAATCAACATCTTTCTCCATTGTACATACGAACTTGAGAACCACTCAGGATGAACAAAGACTCCCCCGTCATGCAGTGTTATCCCATGGTTGTCCGCGTACACCGGTCCGGTATTGGTAGGAGACCACAATACAGCACTTTCTTTCTGTTTAAGGGGAAGCAACACCTGCTCCCAAAAATGATGGCCCACCTTATGGGAGGAAAAAGGTACTGACGGACTAAGTATCCGGTATGCGTACCCTCCTTCATCAAACCCGGCCAATATCTCCCGGGCATAACGTTGTACCCCGGTTAAGCGCTGATGCAGAAAATGGCCGTTTACGTTAAGTTGATTCATGAGCTATGTCAGTTTTTCCACGCGCTTAAATCCCGTCCGATTAGTTGTTCGGTTTTCCCGATATCTTCCCTGAACCAGGCAACCAGCATATCCCTGGTATCCTTATTTAGGGTCAGCCCTCCCTCTCGTACATTTATAGACCGGAATTTCTGCATCATGGAATGAGTAACCGAAGGATCAACCACCTTATTGATATAGACCTTATAGCCGGCAACCCAGTTTACCATTCTCGCCAGGGCCCTGCTTCTGGAAAGGCCAGACATATTATCCCTGCCGGGCTCGCGATCGAATTCAAAATCAGAAAGATCTGCAAAGTCGGCAGCTGATTTCAACACATCATTAAAGCCTGTCTTCAGATCATCAAAAAGAAAGAATTGTATTTTGTCCCTGCCAAAACAATCCAGGTAGCGTAATATCTGATCGCTGTAAAGCCCCATCTTCCTGAGATGCCAGGAAAATTCCCATCCTTTTAGCTGGCGCTCGTCTTCCAGAGCGAGGGCTTGCTCAAAGGAAACACTTTCCCGGCCATCTCGTAGCAGATGTTTGTAATGTGACCATGCTCTGTCCACCGGGTTACGGAGTATAATAATGATTCTTGCGTCGGGATTATCTGTCCTTATACGGCTTGCAGCGGTATTGCTGTAGAAATAAGAAACCGAACCATCAATTATAAAACGATGCTTGTCTTTGATCCGGTAAAGCGACCGGTATTTATGTAAGGAATTCGTCCATACCGTTGCTTTATCTCCCGGCCCAGTCCCCGGCTGCACAATATCCTGGCCTTTTCCCGGATTGCTGTAATAGTTTGGCTCCTTAACGATTGGAGAACAAATTTCGGGATGACGGCTCAGCGCCTGGTATAAGGTGGTGGTTCCGGCTTTGGCGGCGCCTACTAAAAAAATATTTCCCAGTTTCATTTGTTAAACGTATTGTACTTTGTCTGCCACTTCCAGGTTGTACTTTTCAAGAACAAACTTCCGGATCCTGTCAACAAAGTTCTTTTCGTCAAAGGATTCCGCGTGGGCGCGGATAAAAGCAGGAGTAAATGTTAATTCCTCGAAAACTTCCATGGCACTCTTTAAAGCCTCGACGGTTTGTTCAGGAAAAAAGACAGCTGTCGCCTTTGAGGCATCGCCTGCGGCAGGTATCATGGTATCCATCACTCCGCCTTTTCCGTATGCTATTACGGGACGGCCTGCTGCATTCGCTTCAAGAGGGGTTATCCCATAGTCTTCCAGTTGAGGAAATATTAGTGCCTTACAACCGGCAAACACTTCAGCGAGCTGCCTGGACGACAAACCACTCAGAAAACGAATGTTACTGCCGGCTATTTTCTTCAGCTGTTTTTCCATGGTCCCCTTTCCAACGATGACCAGTTCCTTATCCGGCATTTCATTAAATGCTTCTATGACAAGGTCAACTTTCTTATACGGCTCAAACCTGGAGACTACCAGGTAATAGTTTCCCGGCTTATCGGTTACGTGGAAATTCCGGCATTTAACCGGTGGATTGATCACGAAAATATCATTAGAGGGTTTGTAAGCTTCTTTTATCCTCGGCACAACTACTTGCGCATTGGTAAGAAACCATTTTGTTTTGGAAGCCGCACGCATATCAATTTCCCGCAGAATGCCTGTTACCAGCTGGTACAACGTTCTTTTTATAAAGTTCGATCCAATCATTTTTTCATAGGAATCCGGACTCCATGCAAGGCGGAAAGGGGTATGACAGTACGTGATAATCAGCGTTCCGGGGTCTGTTTTTATATACTTGGCGCAATGAGTCGTAGATTGAAGTACCACATCATATCCTTTTAAATGTAATTGTTTCATCGCCAGTACTCCAAAAGGAAAAAAAAATCTTTTCACCTTATCTTCGTCCTTCAGGTACCGTCCAAACCAACTGGTTTTAATGTTACAGGAAGAAAATTCCGGGTAGGTTGCCCGGGCGTTGTAACTAAGAGTATAAATCGGAGCATCAGGAAAAGCAGCATGGAAAGCCAGAGCTACTTGTTCGGCGCCTCCTCTTCTTACAATATCATCGTGGACAAGCGCTATTTTCATTGAATGTATTATTTACAGAGAGGGTGTAGGATTCTTTTACTGTTTCCAGGACATATCCTATACTTAAATAGATCCAGAGAGAAGGGTAGGCAAACTCAGGCACGGTCCCCATCATGATCATGTATACCGCTACTAATCCCGACCAATAACAAATACGTAAATCCCCGGGTATGATATAACGTTTGAAATTTTTAAAGACGAACCAGGTAAAGATCAAAAATCCGATAAGTCCTGTATTCAGGAATAATGTTGAGAAGAAGTCAGTTGACCGGATGTACCCGAATCCGATTCCAAAAAGCTGATGGAAATAATCCAGGGTGGCCCAATAGGAAATATGGGTCTGAAAATGATTTCCCCTGTCACGGGACGAGATTGCATCTTCGCTAAACTTATCAGCAAATACAAAATCATAAATACCTTTGAACAGG is a window from the Anseongella ginsenosidimutans genome containing:
- a CDS encoding glycosyl hydrolase — protein: MKVKILISNCVLAAALFFTFSSCSEDVVPEDLSVAAEDNLVPETKSASGYRFGVAGTALGSPAYYNVPYTEQMALLKRMGMNVYKFQIQTMSDGKTTVPWRFNPFVKAAKEAGITLLPMLYHKNLDFSVSNTESYMRGLKVGKNFARQYKDIFTYYELGNELNLKCLIPGSAGKTPRSYNIKRFKTIAAYLKGMNNGIKSQDPDAKTMINSTWLHYGYLKMLEDHGIDFDIIAYHWYSEMDEVAKRDFGIDDIIQKLAKEFDKPIWFTEIGQRYEPVADIEEKQYEFISQFVARCKNHPQVKTAIVFQLFDQPNKDHILESNYGILKWMSPYTQYAYKLTAKKLIESN
- a CDS encoding glycosyltransferase → MKIALVHDDIVRRGGAEQVALAFHAAFPDAPIYTLSYNARATYPEFSSCNIKTSWFGRYLKDEDKVKRFFFPFGVLAMKQLHLKGYDVVLQSTTHCAKYIKTDPGTLIITYCHTPFRLAWSPDSYEKMIGSNFIKRTLYQLVTGILREIDMRAASKTKWFLTNAQVVVPRIKEAYKPSNDIFVINPPVKCRNFHVTDKPGNYYLVVSRFEPYKKVDLVIEAFNEMPDKELVIVGKGTMEKQLKKIAGSNIRFLSGLSSRQLAEVFAGCKALIFPQLEDYGITPLEANAAGRPVIAYGKGGVMDTMIPAAGDASKATAVFFPEQTVEALKSAMEVFEELTFTPAFIRAHAESFDEKNFVDRIRKFVLEKYNLEVADKVQYV
- a CDS encoding glycosyltransferase family 4 protein, coding for MNQLNVNGHFLHQRLTGVQRYAREILAGFDEGGYAYRILSPSVPFSSHKVGHHFWEQVLLPLKQKESAVLWSPTNTGPVYADNHGITLHDGGVFVHPEWFSSSYVQWRKMLIPRIVSRAKTIITVSEYSRKVICQHLNLAPEKVKVVYNGIDPKRFKPADSVRIKQVRAKYGLTARYLLALGSLDPRKNFARLVTAWNKYTEKNPNGYSLAIAGGSNDNFRSFQINRSDSIKLLGYVEEEDLPALYSGASGFLFPSLFEGFGLPVLEAMACGTPVLTSNTTALDEIAGDAAIKVSPGSVDSIYEGLLQLLESQTQRDILVNKGFQRIKLFDWNNAASAIYRHLMQ
- a CDS encoding sulfotransferase family protein; protein product: MKLGNIFLVGAAKAGTTTLYQALSRHPEICSPIVKEPNYYSNPGKGQDIVQPGTGPGDKATVWTNSLHKYRSLYRIKDKHRFIIDGSVSYFYSNTAASRIRTDNPDARIIIILRNPVDRAWSHYKHLLRDGRESVSFEQALALEDERQLKGWEFSWHLRKMGLYSDQILRYLDCFGRDKIQFFLFDDLKTGFNDVLKSAADFADLSDFEFDREPGRDNMSGLSRSRALARMVNWVAGYKVYINKVVDPSVTHSMMQKFRSINVREGGLTLNKDTRDMLVAWFREDIGKTEQLIGRDLSAWKN
- a CDS encoding glycosyltransferase — protein: MNILIFNTFYYPKQVGGAEVCVQLMAERLAKQGNRVFVITSGSSTSVARLHGVAVIRIKQRNVFSTYSNSKSPGWLKSIWHLLDSCNPLNYFLISGLLKRIKPDVVHTNNIQGFSPFIWAIVKKQQLPLVHTFRDYYMLCHRTTLYHNERKCTDLCWQCKITHGIKKNFAGYPDCYVGVSNFILEKHAAYLPMRRQRTQVIYDVVEMPPEIPAKNTGGEEVIFGFIGRVSKAKGAEYLAKELANIKEEFRSGFKLVFAGKGDETFVRSLRDKLDGIKVEFPGFVESDGFYRQIDVLIVPSLWSEPFGRIVIESLSHSVPVCIARSGGLEELHHPLCTWSFAPREGELSKLIEHILLNKGEISAKGEFCRKHASRFSPEHHDQEYLDTYTDLNSGPAYTLAT